DNA sequence from the Sceloporus undulatus isolate JIND9_A2432 ecotype Alabama chromosome 4, SceUnd_v1.1, whole genome shotgun sequence genome:
CTTCAGACACAACTGAACAATGTGTATCTCCATGTGAGTCCAACTGgacataaaaacaacagtatttTTCTAGATAGCAGAAGTATAAAAAGGACTCCTGCACCTTCAGTAGATATATGTAAAAGAGAATCCTTTTCCCTTTTCTAGTCAGCTAATGAAGTTGTAGGTGCCCTTTTTGCTTTTACTACCATCGTCTCTCAAATGGACctagagagattcctagagagaatacttctctgggcatttgtagatcctccaacatgattctatggtcaatctcCAGCAGACGTTGctcagagttgcactgaaggacctagagaggtgttcagttaggtttaaaaaatagtgtttttaagttacattttttccattttcatggaggtcctgtgcccctaactccagtgaatgtggagggcccactgtattattttaatccaACAGAATTAAATATGGATGTAGAAGGTCAAGTAAGTAGAACTGTAAGGAAGTGGAACATTTGACTGTAAATTAACTTTCGGAGTCAGTTACTCAGTAATAATTTCCTGCTTTGTATAGAAGATACCCCAAAGCAAACACTCTCCTTGGCATTCAATGTTTGTTTGGTTCTCatgctgaaaaaaacaaaacaacaacaacaaaacgtcACTGGAAAATGTATGTCTAAGTATGGATATAACTGTAGTTGAAGCTTTGTATTGGCATGTGTTCCTCACAGCCATCTTGGAAGCACGGGACGTTCACCATTCTGACCATTGCCAGGGGTTTTCCTCTCTTTGAAAAGTTTGGCTAGTTAGACTCTTTCATTTTGGCTCACAAGATTCTAAAACTGAGGTAAAGAGGAGGTCCTAAGTTATTTCTGGCCTTTACTCCAGCACAAGGAAACAACTGAAAGCTTGCCAAACCTATGCTACCAGTCTGACAGTCAGGCTTTCTGTGCTTTCAATTGAGCCTTGACCCTCAGTTACTACAATGCAATAACAGTGTTGTAAGAGTGTGATGTTAATGTAACAGCTGCTAATGGTAGGTCAGAATACTCATTACTTTGGGATCATTTAGCAACCTTACACAATTCCTCAATGGCCAAAGCATTTAAGGTCTTCCAACTGTTACCCAGTGTGAGGTTTCACCCACTTATTACAATCTCATAGAGCAGGGAACTATGATGCccatcagatgttgttgaactgcaactcccagcattcctcacattAGCTATCCCAGTTGGGCCTGCTGGGAGTCACAGTATCTGGAGAGTATCTAGAGAGCCACACAATTCCCCACCAAAATCCTATACAGCCAGACTCCTTTTCCATGGATTGTTTTATCCATAAattcaagcatctgcagcttgaaacatattttaaaaatttataaattccaaaaagcaaaccttggatttggccattttatataaggaacactattttactatgccattgtatttaatgggacttgagcatccacagatttgggtatccatgggaggtcctggaaccaaaccacagcagataccaagagtccatTGTATGACATTTTATGTAATGTAGCTTTCCATATAGCTAGCTAAGTaacagaggcactaagaaacccagTTACTAAATTGTAAAGATGCATTATTGGACACCAGCAAGAATGGCCAATGCGCTGGTGCTTGATGCACATCAGGACCAATGCAACACACTTCAGGACCAATGTGGTGTGCATCAGGATCAATTTGTATTGGTCCAGTTGTGCATTGCTCCTGTTGTGCATCAGAAACTTTGCCAGTTCTGCTATGTAGTAACAGCAGCCCTCAACTGGATATGGGTTTTActtgatgttttgttgttgtgtgccttcaagcatttttgacttatggtgatctcaaggtaaccctatcatggagttttcttggccagatttgtttggaggaaatttgcctttgccttcccctgaggctgagagagagtgactggcccaaagtcacccaatgggtttcatggctgagcagggaattgcaccaacactcaaaccactatgcgacacagccttagaggaaggcaatggtaaacctcctctgaccaaatcatgccaagaaaaccccacgatataTTCTCCTTAAGGTCCAGCCCCCATCTGTTATATGGAAATCAAGCAGAATAACATAAAGCACATATTCCTTCCAGCATGCATTTATTAGACTGTTGGGCTATTGTCGACTCTGGTTTTATACAAGAAGCTTAAAGCTTAAAGAAGCTTAAAATACATGTCCTGTTTCAGATAATCTTTGGAGGCAATGGGTTATTATATGTAAATTATATGTAAATCCCTTTTGATGAGACACCTTAATCTtatccatatttattcagaaaaaaactaCTAACTGCAATGAGATGTACTCCCAACAAAATATGTATAGTGTAGTACCACACAGTGTAATCCAGTGGTtcacaaactctggtcctccaggtgttgtggacttcatctcccagtatccccagccagcttggtcaacaattgagaatactgggagctgaagttcaaaacatttagaggacaaaagtttgggaaccactgatcctATACCTGTTTGTTCAGAAGTAAGCCCTACTGAATTCCATCggaccttgttgttgtgtgccttcaagtcatttctgacttatggtgattctatcgtgggatttttcttggcaagatttatacagaggaggtttgccattgccttcccctgaagctgagagcatgtgacctgttcaaagtttcatggccgagctgggaattgaatcctggtctctagagttgtaatccaatactcaaaccactatgcatgtGAAATTGAACTGAACCAGAAATAGGCTGATCAGTCATCTCCTGTTGTTTTAAGCAGTTGTCTTGGGCATGGCCCACCCATGTGTAAATGAAATGGGCCAACTCTGCATGGCAGGCAACCTCTAAGGATCCAGAAGTATTTAAGTTCATAAATTAATTGTGCACttgttcaactgcaactcccagcattctttacatTCATTACATTAGCAGCTAGGGCTGCTGGCTGTCATAGCCATACAGTTCCCATTCCTGGTATGTGTACATTACTTCTTTATGTATCTTTCAAAAAATATGAGGTCTTATGCATTTACCCTAAATTGAAGGGCTGCACAGACCAGCTTGAGGTGCTAGTGTGggggtggcttgggggcatgtttggatgatgcacgCCCCGacactgcccccatgccagcatcaCGCCAACTGCCTGGCAGGTAGCGTTACAGCGCTCCTTTGACTtggcatttatatgacacatACCAAAAGGAGCATCGAAAACTGCTGCCACTGCGGCAAGGatctttttgccagctctaaaaggagtggcattttgcagtttcttttagaGCCAacaaagtgctggattggggcagtggcatcaggttaccatggccctgatccagctctGAAAGGGACGACGTGAAGCCgctcctttggggcggtctgcttCTCCCCTAAAATACACATTTCATACCAAAATATACTTTTTGTTCCATTTTAACATATAGTATGCATTTTAGCAAAAAAATATGTAGttttacatgtactgtatttttatattgcttttgagCTGAGAACTGTAGCTTAATAATGTGTGTATGGACCTTATTACACTAGcaaaatcccattcagaaatgggatttaaactagatttaaatttcaaaaaacccgcaaatgcaggaagtttctCACACGATGttcctgcaaatgtgaaataaagcaaaaataaaccaAAGGTAAAAGACAAAAACGGAACTTTCAGAACTTCGGGACCCAATATTTTAGAGTCCATGTTTCATAGGAGATCTTAAGCAGGAATACTAGGATGGTGAACCCATTGAAGTCAATGTGATTTACATTCAAGTAATATATTTTTATGAGAGCCAGCTTAGTGtggcagtttgagcattggactatgactctggaaaacagggtttgaatgctgctgggtgaccttgggcaagtcacactctctcagccaagaggatggcaatggcaaacaccctctgaagaaatttgctaagaaaaccctgtgatagggtcaccttagggttaccataagttggaaatgacttgaaggcacccaataacaacaaacacatttttaGGATTGGGATGTAAGATTTATTAAAACGGCAATATATTTCATACAGCTACTCTTATTTATTTAGCAGTTTCACTACATTAAACCAAACTCTGTCTTACATAAGTGTGCATAGGGCTGTAATCTAACCACAATAGTCTAGGATCCCTGCAAGGGCTCTTGCATCCACATGATAGTATCTTCACTTTCAAGAGCAAAGAGATCCAGCCATCAAAAATCTGGCCCAAGAACTCTCCAGCTACTGCCTGTGGAAATATTAATACTTATTCTTATAACACTTATAAATACTTATTCCCTCCTTTGTCTGAAAGGGCAGAAAGAGGCCAGATCAGGAAAACCAAGGGCCTCTCAGTCCCAGACATGCCCATACACAAGAAGAAATTTATGTCAGCCCAAAAAATTGCTGAAATATTCTTTTTCCGTGCGTTTAATGGGAGGAATTTTTAAGCAACTGATTCCTAACTCTATCCCTCTTACTTGgtctcctctgctctgctctgccagGCTTGTGCCAGCTGAGGCTATATCAGAGGCTTTAGTTGGCAGGTAAAATGGTGCTAGTCACCTTGAAGTAAAAATGTCCAGGTATCTTGGCAGTCCTAAAGCTTTAGATAACTGAGTGTCCTTTGCCACTGAGTTTGTGTCGTCGTGACATTTCAAAAGAACAAACGAATGAAGAATAATAAGTAAAGTTATTAACAATTCTGTCTGAAAGAGATGAAAATGAAAGGAAACCAGACTGGTAAAAATTGCATGTTATGGCTTTCCAACACATcattcaaaaacattttcaatcatatttgcaaaacagtaagaagcaacagaaaagaaTGAGATGGCCTGGTTTTGAATAATTTTACCATAATTTTACTTCAGCTTTTTGAAAGCATCTAAAATAATTCCAGTTGTAAGGAGTAACTTGATGCCTTCTGCACATTGAATAAAACAATTCAGAACAACACTCTGCACCTTCCAAATGAAAGGCATCATTCGTTCTTCCTGGTTATTAGAATAATTGTGCATATTTTATTGGTCTTTGCTGCTGTCGGCAATGAGAGGAAAGGAATACAGTACATGGTAACCGTAAATCTGACAAGGAACACCAATTCTCCCTTAGCACAAAGTGTGATGTTTCTTTTCCTGAAATGAAACTATTCAGAACAGCTTAAGTTAAAAGATAATGTATGCCTCATACAGTAGATACTGGCCATTGTCGGAAACAGAATATTTTAACTGAGATCCAGTAGTCTgcattcagatattttaaaattaatatcacAGTGGATCTTAGCAGTGTATCCATGGAGAACCCATATCACACTGCTCAAGTTTTATAGAGAATATTCCATAGTAAGGAGTGAATCACAACGTATTTGTTAAGGAGAAATCATTCTTTGGCAAAAACAACAGACTGAATTTAGACTTGGTACATCTTTAAAGTGTACATTGTGCTTTTTTATGTTATTAAACACTAGCTGTGTCATGACTGTCCTTCTTTGTCTCCAAAGAAGCACATACCCTCCCATTTTTTTTGTATGAAGCAGGCTGGAAAACCCATATTCTGAAAGCCATTCAAAGAAATGGGCCTTGCAGACTAATTTCAATCTGCTGAGGATCAGGAAAGACACATTATTTTGTTACCAATGCTGAGCTATACATgaaactaagggtgcatctatgtagaaataatacagtctgacatcactttaactgctatggcttcctcctacaaaatcctgggatctgtagttttggggGGCAACAGCACgctttggcaaagaaagctaaagactctgtaaaactataaatcccaggataacATAGGATGGAGtgtgcagcacttaaagtggtataaaactacatttttctacagtgtagatgcaccctaaagcTGTTGCCATGCTGCAGGAGTGATCCAGAACGAATGCAATTTGACATAGCTGTAACTGTCATGACTTcctcctatgtaatcctgggattggtagttggTTGTGTAACCACAGTGCTGATAGAAAATGCTAATTATTTCTcagaagtacaaatcccagaattcaacagcattgtgccatggcagttaaagcagtgtcagactatattaattctccagtgcagatgcagccttagtctgaGTCCCATAAATTACATTGTTGAACCTCCAGCACTATTTTGAGCTTTTCTCATCTTCTAGTCTCACAATAAGATACCAGTTCTTAAAATGCCATGGAAGTCTTGGAAGGATTTATTCTTGATAGTGAAACTCTGTCTGAAGTTGTCAGCAAAGTAAAAATAAGACATTTTCCTGCATAGACAGCAACTCTTTAGGAGATTTCCTTTCCATGTGGAAAGGGAAGACTGATTCTAAATAATTCAAATGCACTGAACTGTGTAACAGAAAAGATACAGGGCAAGACAGACCTAAGATATAACCAGGAAATATTTATCTCTGTGTTATTGAGTTTAATTctgttaattaataaataaaatgtcattctcattaaaatgagaaataaataattCTGGCTAAATGCTTGTGTTGTAGTTGCAGGTTCTGAATACAGTTCTAATAATTTATTCCTATCCTTTTATGAAACAGATGTTGATTTCCCTTCTCTTTAATTTCATTTGCCAAAATGTACAGTAAAAAAAGCCTGTGATATCTATATTATTATTGAATATTTATAATAATGTTCTCATAAGAATTCCATATTAATACAGAAGATACCCAATGTCTTCAGTTTAGCAAAACTGTTTTGACTTTTAGCTATTCAGGACAAGCTATTACTTTTCTTCCATTAACTTTAAGCTTTATTCCATATTGGATATATCTAGTGCACAGGCTTTCCCCTCTCAATCATCCCTCCCAAATAATATATATGTTTTCTGAAGACAAAAAGGATAGACATGCATAACCATCCAAACGGAAGTACTACATTAGATGAACTTGTTTAATTTACTTAACACAAGTCATCAAATTAATCTCAGTTATCATGTCTGGAAAATTAGAGATGGCTTAGAACTTTGGAAATACAATTAAATGTATCAAAAATAGCTGTAGTTTAAAATATTTGTCTCCACACTATTAAAGCTAtagttaaattatatttttataaatgccAAGTACAAATAGATAAAAAGTGATAAACCAtggtataaaaagaaagaaacctttttcaagaaaatgtatttgcaaTTCAACTGATCATATAAaagcataaattaaaaaaaagtttatataaTTGTATGTGCTATAGTTTCACCATTCATTGCAATTACATTCCAGAATACTGTAACAGAGTTCAGGGTGCATTGTCTTTGTGCATGTATCACAGTGAACCTAACATTTACACTGAAGTCACTCTCATAACAACCTCTCCAGAGCTGTTGTCATCTGATGAGTCTTCCTGAGGTCTCATCCGACTGAAGAGATGTAACAAAACATAACCACACTGAAATCTTGGTGAGGTTAACTGTGTTGGATGAACTAAACTTCTGCTTCTAAATGCATTTAGTGGTAGCCACAAAGTCCTAGATGTTGAGGATTCTCCTTGGTTGCTCTCTTCCATATCTGTAGCTTTGTCATAATTTAGCACATCCCAGTGCAAATTGACAGCCCTCCAGCGTTTAAACACTCTGCAAACTGATGCACCTTCATGTACAATAAGTCCTGAAATTAAaggaaacaaattattttaacCCTTAGTTATTTATGTAGGACCTAATAGGATTTAATTGCTAGCAAGGATTTGAATTACAAATGACTGGGCCCTAATTTTATCCACTGTATCAATCACCTTTTAGATGGGTTATGGATTGCATGGTTAATTAGCAAAATGGACAGGTGGTATTTTGACTTAAATACTGTAGATATTTCAGAGCATTCAATGATTGCCAAATCAGAATAATCAAGGAATcatttaaatgatacatttttGTGTCATTTTCTAGCTCAGAAATATTAAAGTTGGTGGCCTAAAACACTTGTCTCATGAACATGAGGAATCTTAGCACCTTGAATACTAACACCAGACACTTCAGATTAAAATCTGAGCCAGGGAAGaatttaaatgcaatttaaacCCACTATACTTGCCACCTTCCAGTCTTCTCTCCCCCCAATCCAATTACATTTCTTGCTGCTGCAGTACTTTTGGTAGAAAAGTGGGAGGGGAAAAAGTCTCTCCCCACTCTGTTACCTGTCTTACAGATGTAACACATGCAAAGTGCtgaaaggaagagggggaaaactcTTCTATTCCACCAGAGCTACTGCAGCAGAAATCCAGACAAACTCCTAGATGTTTTGAAGTCATTGAAGGATGGAACATTGGCAAAAGAAGCAAATTATTTTCACACTTGTAGTGACATTAGCAGGAGTGCAACAAGATCTGATTTGTTTCAGATTTTGACTTGTAACAAACCATATCATTTTCTAAGATAAAGAGTTCAGTTTTCCAATGGTTTTCTTGAGCGTGGTCCAGTCTACACCATGAAAATATTCCACGTTCTATAAGAATGGAGTGCGATCCCATCACACACAATTTGCAGCTGTTCAGGCTTTTTGCAGCGGGGTAGGCTTGTCAAACTCTGCAGAAAATGGTTTTGCAGGTTTTATCAGACTATCTACAAGGATTTGCATTATCAGATATGTGAGCATCCAATTCACATGCCTTGCATGGCAGCacattttggcagagggaggatgTTACTGCTAacaaatttctttgtttttttacctAGGTACATATAGAGTTTGCCTATTCTCTTTGGcattttacagcattttaaattatttttttccaactgAAACTGGCTGTTCGAAACTGGCATTCAGTTTCCACATTTAAATACTCCCCCCACCACTACCAAAGGCAATGGGCATTTAAAAACCTAAAGCCCCCTAGTTATGTGTTCTGATAAGAAACTTCAAATTACAGAAAACTTGTCCTAATAATTATAATGCtactgaattgtgtgtgtgtgtgagagagagagagagagaaagagagagagattgtgcaTACTTTGGCACTTTTGTGATGTTTCATAGaatgcatatatgcaaataaatactgcaagaggctactgtcaggacagaatatggagaaaaagaatggtttgcAATGGGAAAGGGAGCTGGGCAAGGCttgtattctatcaccctatctatttaatttgtatgcagaaaagaaCATACAAAAAGGAAGATTGGTCTCACATGAGAGAGGCATGAAAATtgaaagaaggaacatcaaccatctaagatatgcatatgacaccataatattagcagaaaatatcagagacaaGGAAAGATTACTGAAAAAGGTCAAGGCAAAAAGCACAAAGGTagatttacagctgaacatcaagaaaacaaaaattatgagcACAGGCGATCTAcctaattttaaagtagatgacaaagagattgaaatagttcaagattttccatacttgggctcaatcaTGAATCAGAGCAaagattacagtcaagaaatcagaagaagaataggacttggaaaagcagctatgaatgaactagacaagatgctgaagtgtaaagatatatcactaaaTACTACAGTGAGGATTGTCCATACCATGGAATTCCCATTtctttgtatggttgtgaaagcgaGACAGTGAAgaatactgaatgcggaaagaaATAATCTCTGAGCTGGAACAGACCAGTATAAAAATCcagcttccagccagcatggggcATGGAGTGCAGATGGTGCATGCCCCCAaaatgcccagaagccagcttcaagccacccagcCATTTACATGGGGGCTAGCTTCTGGGCGCTCCGTCAGCACAGCATTTATAAGCCACATGCCACTGGAGAGTCTTAAATCTGGCTTCCCATCATGGTAGGGTGAAAAAGTCGGCTTTTTGCTTGTGCAAAAAGAGTGGctatttgccactccttttttggacaGCAAAAAGGTGGATTAGGGCTGCACCATATggttaccatggccccaatccggctttgtCAGGGGAGGCTTGAAGCCACCACTTCGGGGTGGTTTATTTCAcccctcatttgagatgtggtgctgaaaagagttctgtgaatattctggactgctaaaaaggccaatggatTGGTcctaaagtggagggcaataagaaaagaggaagactgcattccagaaggatagactcaatcaaagaaaccatgATCATGAGGTTGAAGaagctgagcagggcagttgtcAGGAAAGAGTGTcttgaagatctctcattcatagggtcgccggGGTTGAAGTCAACTAGAaggcaatgaacaacaacaaatacctgcAAATGTCAAACCCCAAGGGAGCAGGATTGAGATTCAGCAACATAAGAAGAGAAAGAGCTGAAGGCTGCATTGGAGAAAGCACATGGGGGAAGTTTAATGAAGTTAATAAATACATATTGTTTTTAGGAAACTTTGCAGCATACAAATAACCAAAGGGATCAAACAGTAGGTGACTGGAGAAATGTACAATATTAACCTTTTAGGAAGAGGGATAACTCATGGATCATTTATCTAAACATCAATGAAgactttatatgttttattgttctgAGATAAACAATGAACACTACTTTTTTGATCAAAAATTTATTTCAAGCAGTGATTGTGGCTTGCAACAATAACCATGCAGATCTCCAAAGCTTCTTTTTCTGGCCAGAGACCATATGCAACAATGACACCAGCAGGAATAGGCCACAATGGAAATGGAAGTACATGTGTCCACATCCTCTGACTGACAGCCAAAAAATGATGTGCAGCAACTAGTTACATGTGGGCACAAATAATCAGCAGACACTTCCCTCCTTCCCACAATTTTAATTTGCAATGGCACTACATATGGCTGACAGAACATGCATAGATGAGAACAGAAAGGAATTAGTTCAGAAGAAGCAAAGACAATTGAACATTGATGTGAAGGTGTGAAATCCACACCAATTTGCATAAcacacttacatgtagactacCCCTGTGAGAATTTCCCATCACTAGCTGTCAGTAGCATctacactccaacatttcacaagtgTAAATATGGCCATTCTATTCTCATATTATGCATCATCTTCTCCAGCATTATTGAATGTTGTCCCCTGCTGTACTAATTTACTCTGCAATATCCTGTCCTATCCTATTTCTAAAAAACAAAGCCAAGATAAACTGGAAACATAATTGTCACACAGTCTGCTTTGAACCATCGAAATAGACCCATGCCAGCATGTGAAACTGGAGGCTGTTTGTGGTGTTTtagtgaaatgcacaaatacgtGCCTGGATATATACTACAGCCAAGATACATCAATCCTGCATTCATTTAATTTCAAAAAACCTTGGGGAGACAGCTGCGCACTTAAAATAACTATCGCAACAAGCCCTAACCAAAATTTTGAAAGTCATCAGTAACACATTCATAAAAATCAAAAATGGAGACAATTTTTCTGAACTAGTtcaagaaaatggaaacaaatttATAGGTTCTAGGAGACAGTAAGATCTAAAAATGGAAAGACATGAAATTATATAAGAGAGAGATCTGGACGGAGGAGAAGGAACTCAAAGTTGCCAAATATTCTATATATTCTGATATTTAATGTGCATTTCTGTCTTACCCTGTCTAACGGATGCATCCCGTGTGCCCTGCattatttccctttcctttttgacAGTGGGTCTCAAAGTGTACCATACCTTCATAGAAAGGGATGAACAGCTGACAAGGGGAAAGTAGTTTCATTCTAACCGCTTCTAATAAAAAACATGAGCACTCCTGTGTGTGGTCTGTGAAGTCTCTTTACAAATTTAAAGCCTACTGCAATTCCATTTACCCTAAGACTATTCTCATTTTCTCTGGTGTAGCATGTTATAGATAAGAATACTGtcaaacatttttattgttgatTACCAAATGGCTTTACATTCGAGAAGCTTGCTGGGATTACAGCTGAAAACCCATGCACTATACTTTCTGCTTGGCTCCCAGGGGAAGAGGTGTGCATTTCTATTGTGAAAAGACTAAACACCAGCACCAACAGTGATACCTAGATCACTGAACATAAGAAAAAGGTAAATCCCAAATTATCCTCCCATCTTTTACAAAATGGATgaatggattattatttttttaagcttACCTATGCACACTAGATCCATAAAACCATACATTCCATAGCAGATTTGAAAAAGGAGATCTTTTCTTTGCCATACTGCATAGGGACTGAAGGCTGACCACAGAAGCCAAGTTACACTTGCTACTAAGAACAGTGATCCCAAAATTACAGCAATCATC
Encoded proteins:
- the MARCHF11 gene encoding E3 ubiquitin-protein ligase MARCHF11 is translated as MSGGGGGEPHRDAAPPSQAPSPPPSRPGPSCEKPPETSSVCSQGSGGGGGGGGGGVGGGSPICKICFQGAEQGELLNPCRCDGSVRYTHQLCLLKWISERGSWTCELCCYRYHVIAIKMKRPCQWQSITVTLVEKVQMIAVILGSLFLVASVTWLLWSAFSPYAVWQRKDLLFQICYGMYGFMDLVCIGLIVHEGASVCRVFKRWRAVNLHWDVLNYDKATDMEESNQGESSTSRTLWLPLNAFRSRSLVHPTQLTSPRFQCGYVLLHLFSRMRPQEDSSDDNSSGEVVMRVTSV